A portion of the Scleropages formosus chromosome 15, fSclFor1.1, whole genome shotgun sequence genome contains these proteins:
- the bmp4 gene encoding bone morphogenetic protein 4: MIPGNRMLMVILLCQVVLEESSHASLIPEEGKKKVLGLQGRQSHELLEDFEATLLRMFGLQRRPRPSSSAVVPQYMMDLYRLQSGEAEETGIYDTAFEYPERSASRANTVRGFHHEEHMEQVDLGGQEVGNLPFRFIFNLSSIPEDELLSSAELRLYRQRIDKPMPHSDDEGLHRINVYEVLKPLQAGQLITRLLDTRLVRHNASRWESFDVSPAVLRWTRDRLPNHGLAVEVLHLHRTPYQQGRHVRISRSLHQVPGEDWNQLRPLLVTFGHDGKGHPLTRRTKRSSKQRGRKRNRNCRRHSLYVDFSDVGWNDWIVAPPGYQAFYCHGECPFPLADHLNSTNHAIVQTLVNSVNTNIPKACCVPTELSAISMLYLDEHDKVVLKNYQEMVVEGCGCR, encoded by the exons ATGATTCCTGGTAATCGAATGCTGATGGTCATTTTATTATGCCAAGTCGTACTGGAAGAAAGCAGCCATGCTAGTCTAATACCCGAGGAAGGGAAGAAGAAAGTGTTGGGTCTGCAAGGTCGTCAGAGCCATGAGTTGCTGGAGGACTTTGAGGCCACACTCCTCCGTATGTTTGGGCTGCAGAGGCGGCCGCGGCCCAGCAGCTCGGCCGTGGTACCCCAGTACATGATGGATCTGTACAGACTGCAGTctggagaggcagaggagacGGGAATCTATGACACCGCCTTCGAATACCCTGAGAGGTCCGCCAGCCGTGCCAACACTGTGAGGGGATTCCACCACGAAG AGCACATGGAACAGGTGGACCTTGGTGGCCAAGAAGTTGGGAACCTGCCTTTTAGGTTCATCTTCAACCTCAGCAGTATCCCAGAAGATGAGCTGTTGTCATCAGCAGAGCTGCGCTTGTACCGGCAGCGGATCGACAAGCCGATGCCGCATTCGGATGACGAAGGCCTCCATCGGATTAACGTGTATGAGGTGCTGAAGCCTCTGCAGGCCGGACAGCTTATCACAAGGCTCCTGGATACGCGGCTGGTGCGCCATAACGCCTCCCGCTGGGAGAGCTTTGACGTGAGCCCTGCTGTACTGCGCTGGACACGGGACAGACTGCCCAATCACGGGTTGGCTGTGGAAGTCTTACACCTCCACCGTACGCCCTATCAACAGGGCCGCCACGTGCGTATCAGTCGCTCTCTGCACCAAGTTCCGGGAGAAGACTGGAACCAGCTGAGGCCGCTCCTGGTCACCTTTGGCCATGACGGCAAGGGTCACCCACTAACCCGCCGGACCAAGCGCAGCTCCAAACAGCGGGGTCGTAAGCGAAACCGCAATTGCCGTCGGCACTCTCTATATGTGGACTTCAGCGATGTGGGCTGGAATGACTGGATAGTGGCGCCTCCTGGCTACCAGGCCTTCTACTGTCATGGGGAGTGCCCGTTTCCTCTAGCAGACCACCTGAACTCCACTAACCATGCCATTGTGCAGACACTGGTAAATTCGGTGAACACCAACATCCCGAAGGCCTGCTGCGTGCCCACAGAGCTTAGCGCCATCTCCATGCTCTACCTGGACGAGCATGACAAGGTGGTCCTCAAGAACTACCAAGAGATGGTGGTTGAGGGCTGTGGATGCCGCTAA